Proteins from one Rhodohalobacter mucosus genomic window:
- a CDS encoding DUF58 domain-containing protein, with translation MILNPDILTRLAPLEMKARTIVEGFISGLHRSPYHGFSVEFAEHKPYNQGDEFRHIDWKVYGKTERFYIKRYEAETNLRAYVVLDVSSSMRFKYFAEWSKLQYAIHLAGSLMYMLHRQRDACGLTLFDEEIREMLPARSSYSHLRLLYTKLEEQLERERNEKEDEYGTRRRSSASAEALHHLAERLKHRSLVIVMSDLFENVENHEPLLSALRHLRHKKHEVLLFNILEHKSERELDFPDGKFLFEDMETGSELEVIPAQVREEYKRKVKEYTTQFKIACNDSRIDFEEIDTMSPFDLALLAYLNKRKRLG, from the coding sequence ATGATCCTCAACCCCGACATCCTCACCCGCCTGGCGCCGCTTGAAATGAAGGCGCGGACCATTGTGGAGGGATTTATCTCCGGCCTGCACCGGAGCCCGTATCACGGGTTCAGCGTCGAGTTTGCGGAGCACAAGCCGTACAACCAGGGTGATGAGTTCCGTCATATTGACTGGAAGGTGTACGGCAAAACGGAGCGTTTTTATATAAAGCGCTACGAGGCCGAAACCAACCTGCGCGCCTACGTGGTGCTTGACGTGAGCAGTTCCATGCGTTTCAAATACTTTGCGGAGTGGAGCAAGCTGCAATATGCCATTCACCTGGCCGGTTCGCTCATGTACATGCTGCATCGCCAGCGGGATGCATGCGGACTCACCCTGTTCGATGAGGAGATCCGCGAAATGCTCCCTGCAAGGTCGTCTTACAGTCACCTTAGGCTGCTCTACACCAAACTGGAGGAGCAGCTGGAGAGGGAACGCAATGAGAAGGAGGATGAGTACGGAACCCGGCGCCGTTCGTCCGCATCAGCAGAAGCGCTTCATCACCTGGCCGAAAGGCTGAAGCACCGCAGCCTGGTGATTGTGATGTCGGACCTCTTTGAAAACGTGGAAAACCATGAGCCGCTGCTGTCGGCACTGCGCCATCTTCGCCACAAAAAACATGAAGTGCTGCTGTTCAACATACTTGAGCACAAAAGCGAGCGCGAACTCGATTTTCCGGACGGCAAGTTTCTTTTTGAGGATATGGAAACCGGTTCCGAACTCGAGGTGATTCCCGCACAGGTTCGCGAGGAGTACAAGCGAAAGGTAAAAGAGTACACCACCCAATTTAAGATCGCATGCAACGACTCC